One Pleurocapsa sp. PCC 7327 DNA segment encodes these proteins:
- a CDS encoding GNAT family N-acetyltransferase, with protein sequence MKNKQLLIREATKSDLPIMLELIHLKAQFDGCPESVEATLQKLEDTLFCKNPIEFILLAESEREILGFASYHYIYSTFLAQTCLWLDDLYIKPEHRSKGIGTALIERLCQIAQANNCGRIDWTVSINNPRGIKFYERIGATISQKVRLCRLDKNAIASCDCSC encoded by the coding sequence ATGAAAAATAAACAATTATTAATTCGAGAAGCAACAAAAAGCGATCTTCCGATTATGTTGGAACTGATTCATCTCAAAGCACAGTTTGATGGTTGTCCCGAATCAGTTGAAGCAACACTTCAGAAATTAGAAGATACTTTGTTCTGCAAAAATCCAATTGAATTTATTCTCTTGGCGGAAAGCGAGCGCGAAATTCTTGGATTTGCTAGCTATCATTACATCTACTCAACTTTTCTCGCTCAAACTTGCCTTTGGTTAGATGATTTGTATATCAAACCCGAACATCGAAGTAAAGGTATAGGTACGGCATTGATTGAACGTTTGTGTCAAATAGCCCAAGCAAATAATTGTGGCAGAATTGACTGGACAGTCTCTATTAATAACCCAAGGGGCATCAAATTTTACGAAAGAATAGGGGCGACAATTAGCCAAAAAGTTAGATTGTGTCGATTGGATAAAAATGCGATCGCAAGTTGCGATTGCAGTTGCTAG
- a CDS encoding LysR substrate-binding domain-containing protein gives MELRHLRYFVAVAEELNFSRAAEKLHIAQPPLSQQIQDLEAELSVQLFERTKRRVELTEAGKIFLAEVEKVFEQVHQAVKAAQRASRGEVGKLAIGFNSSATYSVLPDLLRQFRQHCPDVELILRELTTSQQLEKLQQNQIDLGLLYLPVDTNELKVVSVLKEPLMVALPETHPLADRAEIAIAQLINEPFILPPPRLGEGLYSQIMRFFDRISFHPKVIQTATLLQTAIALVAGGVGVALVPASLQNLKRTGVIYRAIVPTAPEVEIVLAWRQNNLSPVLQRFVELVL, from the coding sequence ATGGAACTGCGACACCTGCGCTATTTTGTGGCGGTAGCTGAAGAACTTAACTTCAGTCGCGCAGCGGAAAAACTACATATCGCTCAGCCGCCTCTTTCTCAGCAAATCCAGGATTTAGAGGCAGAATTGAGCGTGCAGTTGTTTGAGCGAACCAAACGTCGCGTTGAATTGACTGAAGCAGGTAAAATATTTCTAGCCGAAGTAGAAAAAGTCTTCGAGCAAGTCCACCAGGCGGTCAAAGCCGCACAAAGAGCGAGTCGCGGTGAAGTAGGAAAACTTGCGATCGGGTTTAATAGTTCCGCTACTTATAGCGTTTTGCCGGATTTGCTGCGTCAATTTCGCCAACACTGTCCCGATGTGGAACTGATTTTACGAGAATTGACCACGAGTCAGCAGTTAGAGAAGTTGCAGCAAAATCAAATCGATCTCGGACTGTTGTATTTACCCGTAGATACGAACGAGTTGAAGGTAGTATCCGTGTTAAAAGAACCTTTGATGGTAGCTTTGCCAGAAACTCATCCTTTGGCAGATCGAGCTGAAATTGCGATCGCGCAATTAATTAACGAACCTTTTATCTTGCCACCACCTCGCTTGGGCGAAGGGCTTTACAGTCAAATCATGCGCTTTTTCGATCGGATTAGCTTTCATCCCAAAGTTATCCAGACTGCTACTTTACTGCAAACCGCGATCGCGTTGGTTGCTGGAGGGGTAGGCGTTGCCTTAGTTCCCGCATCGTTACAAAACCTGAAAAGAACGGGTGTCATTTATCGGGCGATAGTACCAACTGCACCGGAAGTAGAAATAGTCCTCGCTTGGCGACAGAATAATTTATCTCCAGTTTTGCAGAGGTTTGTTGAGCTTGTTTTGTAA
- a CDS encoding integron integrase translates to MTEPQPPRLLDRVRDTLRLKHMSLKTEKSYVYYIKEFILFHNKRHPREMGVEEIRAYLSHLAINKNVAASTQNVARNALLFLYKEVLQIALPFIDGIQPAKRPQRLPVVFTREEVQAILANLKGVHHLMASLLYGSGLRLTECLNLRVKDIDFGYQQIVIRDGKGHKDRITTLPKLTIEGLKLQLENARYLHQQDLAQGYGVVYLPYALEQKYPHANREWAWQFVFPANNRSKDPRSGIVRRHHIYPDSLQRAVKTAIRQAGITKHASCHTFRHSFATHLLEDGYDIRTVQELLGHKDVRTTMIYTHVLNRGGRGVRSPLDFQ, encoded by the coding sequence ATGACCGAGCCACAACCACCTCGTCTGCTTGACCGAGTGCGTGACACATTGCGTCTTAAGCACATGAGCCTAAAAACCGAGAAGTCCTATGTTTACTACATCAAGGAGTTCATTCTTTTTCACAATAAACGTCACCCCAGAGAAATGGGAGTTGAGGAAATTAGAGCCTATCTTTCCCATTTAGCCATCAATAAAAATGTGGCAGCATCAACACAAAATGTTGCCAGAAATGCCTTATTGTTTTTATACAAAGAAGTCCTACAGATCGCATTACCTTTTATTGATGGAATTCAACCCGCCAAACGTCCCCAAAGACTGCCTGTGGTTTTTACTCGTGAAGAAGTACAAGCTATCTTGGCAAATTTGAAGGGCGTTCATCACCTCATGGCTAGTTTACTTTATGGTTCGGGTTTGCGTTTAACAGAATGCTTAAATTTACGGGTTAAAGATATTGATTTTGGGTATCAGCAAATTGTAATCAGAGATGGAAAAGGACATAAAGACCGCATTACAACACTGCCGAAATTAACGATTGAAGGGCTTAAACTTCAGTTGGAAAATGCAAGATATTTACATCAACAGGATTTAGCTCAAGGATATGGCGTAGTATATTTACCTTATGCTTTAGAGCAAAAGTATCCTCATGCCAATCGGGAATGGGCATGGCAATTTGTTTTTCCTGCTAATAATCGTTCCAAAGACCCACGTTCGGGTATAGTTCGCCGACATCATATCTACCCAGATTCGCTACAGAGGGCAGTAAAGACAGCTATTCGCCAAGCAGGAATTACCAAACACGCCAGTTGTCATACCTTTCGCCACAGCTTTGCTACACATTTACTTGAGGATGGATATGATATCCGCACGGTACAGGAATTATTAGGACATAAAGATGTTCGCACGACGATGATTTACACTCACGTACTTAATCGTGGTGGTCGAGGCGTTCGTAGTCCACTAGATTTTCAATAA
- a CDS encoding trypsin-like serine protease yields the protein MLTAAHCAYNPNNPNLSVILGQNQSAYFNVGSAAYPVASAQVYPDWMAQDWSQPQLAPNLAAGRDIALLQLSTPVLDVAPALLMTGANEVGRIGDYVGFGNTGNGRSRKRSFDGIKRGAQNVVDSAGFVDPNGARWLDTLLVADFDSPNQLSNRIGSPTPLPLECSVAPIDSGGGLFIDGYLAGVTSFMMDTSGNSYLADYSDLMASTRVSSFVPWIAPITGLAPTVASSASLSGSGTVNNLNSVSALAASSQQNQQERIPEPTISIGLLLVSGLMALFRFKLSSK from the coding sequence GTGCTGACGGCTGCTCATTGTGCGTACAATCCTAACAATCCGAATTTATCTGTCATTCTCGGCCAAAACCAATCTGCTTATTTTAATGTCGGTTCAGCCGCTTATCCAGTTGCGAGTGCCCAAGTGTATCCAGACTGGATGGCTCAGGACTGGTCTCAGCCTCAGCTTGCTCCCAATCTAGCCGCAGGCAGAGATATTGCTCTTTTGCAATTAAGTACACCTGTCCTCGATGTGGCTCCTGCTCTTCTCATGACCGGAGCTAACGAAGTTGGACGAATCGGCGACTATGTTGGCTTCGGTAATACGGGTAATGGGCGGTCGAGGAAGAGAAGCTTTGATGGAATAAAACGAGGTGCCCAAAACGTAGTTGATAGTGCCGGATTCGTCGATCCTAACGGCGCTAGATGGTTGGACACCCTTCTGGTGGCAGACTTTGACAGTCCAAATCAGCTCTCTAATCGCATAGGTTCGCCAACTCCTCTTCCACTAGAATGCTCTGTCGCTCCCATTGATAGCGGTGGTGGCTTGTTTATAGATGGATATTTAGCTGGTGTTACTTCTTTTATGATGGACACTTCTGGTAATTCCTACCTAGCTGATTACAGCGATTTGATGGCTTCTACGCGCGTATCGTCGTTTGTTCCCTGGATTGCGCCTATCACTGGTCTAGCTCCAACAGTCGCAAGTAGTGCCTCGCTATCGGGTTCGGGTACGGTTAACAATTTAAATTCTGTATCCGCACTCGCGGCAAGTTCCCAACAAAACCAACAGGAAAGGATACCCGAACCTACAATATCAATTGGTTTGCTTTTGGTCAGCGGACTGATGGCACTGTTCCGTTTTAAATTGAGCAGTAAGTAG
- a CDS encoding XamI family restriction endonuclease, producing MAVNRDKPDRWKADVAESVDMYNSWFMDFAPQAFRDTRIQVTEVVASTLKATNNLKTLHPEILRQNPGILPTLRMCTCPPIARDRLIGLANVAKSVVDCMEVLGKLPVRLTEARLDEELRKITDIVARLADRDIFPWLDSNQTPLESEIYRAATIVADRLCGSSADPIVRNAQEARQLREIAAWLDSRGYRLLPASQRVKFDEMPPGTYSFRLNIPVNLAEEGGKTVNIPVDAVIMRKAAQPGDRPLLVEAKSAGDFTNVNKRRKEEARKVQQLNATYGNTIEFVLFLCGYFDSGYLGYEAAEGIDWVWEHRIDDFAEFGL from the coding sequence ATGGCTGTAAATCGTGATAAACCAGATCGCTGGAAAGCAGATGTAGCCGAATCTGTGGACATGTATAACTCTTGGTTCATGGATTTCGCACCACAGGCATTCCGTGATACTCGCATTCAAGTCACGGAAGTTGTAGCCTCGACTTTGAAGGCAACCAATAATCTCAAAACGTTGCACCCGGAGATTCTTCGGCAGAATCCAGGCATATTACCGACTCTCAGGATGTGTACCTGTCCACCCATTGCTAGAGATCGTCTCATTGGACTAGCGAATGTAGCTAAAAGCGTTGTCGATTGTATGGAAGTCTTAGGAAAGTTACCTGTTAGGCTCACAGAAGCTCGGCTTGATGAAGAATTAAGAAAGATTACAGACATTGTGGCAAGACTTGCCGATCGAGATATCTTCCCTTGGCTAGACAGCAATCAAACACCTCTGGAAAGCGAAATTTATCGTGCAGCAACAATCGTTGCTGATCGGTTATGTGGTTCGTCAGCAGATCCGATTGTTCGCAATGCTCAAGAGGCAAGGCAGTTAAGGGAAATCGCAGCATGGCTTGATAGCCGTGGGTACCGTTTATTGCCCGCTAGCCAACGAGTAAAGTTTGATGAAATGCCTCCAGGAACCTATAGCTTTCGGCTAAACATCCCTGTCAATTTGGCTGAAGAAGGTGGAAAGACAGTTAATATCCCGGTTGATGCGGTCATTATGCGTAAAGCTGCCCAACCTGGCGATCGCCCGTTATTGGTCGAGGCAAAATCGGCAGGGGACTTTACAAATGTCAATAAGCGTAGAAAAGAAGAAGCCCGAAAGGTTCAGCAGCTAAATGCCACGTATGGCAATACAATTGAGTTTGTTTTATTCCTGTGTGGCTACTTTGACAGTGGCTACTTAGGGTATGAAGCTGCCGAAGGGATAGATTGGGTCTGGGAGCACCGTATCGATGATTTTGCAGAATTTGGATTGTAA
- a CDS encoding glycosyltransferase family 4 protein, with product MKILFLHPNFPAQFRHLAVALAQDKQNQVVFGTTRKEGQLAGVYKAVYSPSREVRPETHHYVRTLENAVLQGQAVYRMAEQLKAQGFVPDVVYGHSGWGPTLFIKDVFPESQLLCYFEWFYHARGSDADFDPSEPLTPDDVARIRIKNSPILVDLYSCDRGLSPTNWQRQQFPPEYQSKITVLHDGIDTAFFQPKPGAKLVLSAINSDLSHAEEIITYVARGMEPYRGFPQFMEAIALLQQRRPHCHVVVVGEERVAYGRALPDAKTYKQLMLEKLPLDLSRLHFAGLLPYSQYLKVLQASSVHIYLTHPFVLSWSMLEAMATGCLLVASDTPPVSEVVRDGVNGLLVNFFSPQEICDRVEEALDNLEKMSPIRTKARETILENYALSKLLTKHLQWINLSTNPRESL from the coding sequence ATGAAAATTCTATTTTTACATCCCAATTTTCCAGCTCAGTTTCGCCATCTGGCAGTAGCATTAGCACAAGATAAGCAAAATCAAGTAGTCTTTGGAACGACTCGCAAAGAAGGTCAACTGGCTGGCGTATACAAAGCCGTATACAGTCCTTCTCGCGAAGTTCGTCCAGAAACTCACCATTACGTTCGGACGCTAGAAAATGCCGTACTTCAGGGACAGGCTGTATACCGGATGGCAGAGCAACTAAAAGCTCAGGGGTTTGTTCCCGATGTAGTTTACGGTCATTCGGGTTGGGGTCCGACCTTGTTTATCAAAGATGTGTTTCCCGAAAGCCAACTTTTGTGCTATTTCGAATGGTTTTACCACGCTCGCGGTTCGGATGCGGACTTCGATCCCAGCGAACCGCTTACGCCTGACGATGTGGCTCGCATTCGCATCAAGAATTCGCCCATTTTGGTCGATCTGTATAGCTGCGATCGCGGTCTATCTCCGACCAATTGGCAGCGGCAACAATTTCCTCCTGAATACCAGAGCAAAATTACCGTACTCCACGACGGTATCGATACTGCTTTCTTTCAGCCCAAACCCGGTGCTAAATTAGTCTTAAGCGCCATTAACTCGGATCTATCCCATGCCGAAGAAATTATCACTTATGTTGCGAGAGGCATGGAACCCTATCGGGGTTTTCCCCAGTTTATGGAAGCGATCGCGCTTTTGCAACAGCGACGACCTCATTGTCATGTGGTCGTCGTAGGAGAAGAGCGGGTGGCTTATGGGCGCGCGCTTCCCGACGCAAAGACCTACAAACAGCTCATGCTCGAAAAGCTGCCCTTAGACTTATCTCGACTGCACTTCGCGGGGTTACTCCCCTACAGTCAATACCTGAAGGTACTGCAAGCGTCTTCCGTTCATATTTATTTAACTCATCCGTTTGTCTTGTCTTGGTCGATGCTAGAGGCAATGGCGACGGGATGCTTATTGGTGGCTTCGGATACTCCACCCGTAAGCGAGGTCGTTCGGGATGGGGTGAATGGCTTGTTAGTTAATTTCTTCTCGCCTCAAGAAATTTGCGATCGCGTCGAAGAAGCGCTGGATAACCTCGAAAAAATGTCTCCAATTCGCACTAAAGCTAGGGAAACCATTCTAGAGAATTATGCCCTATCCAAACTATTAACCAAGCATCTGCAATGGATTAATTTATCAACGAACCCGCGTGAGTCCCTCTAA
- a CDS encoding alpha-amylase/alpha-mannosidase codes for MSHPLYVAFIWHQHQPLYKSREAAADGGGQYRLPWVRLHGTKDYLDLVLILERYPKLHQTVNLVPSLILQLEEYAAGEAIDLYLALTVTPEDQLNEQQKRYIIEHFFDGNHHTLIDPHPRYSELYVQRQEKGRSWCFKHWTNRDYSDLLAWHNLSWIDPLFWDDPEIEAWLKQGKNFTLSDRQRIISKQRDIIRRIVPQHRQMQDAGQLEVTTSPYTHPILPLLADTNSALVAVPEMVLPEGRFQWEEDIPRHLRKAWDLYTDRFGRQPRGLWPSEQAVSPAILPHVAKAGYRWLCSDEAVLGWTLGRYFHRDETGNVSEPELLYRPYRLETPYGDLAIVFRDHRLSDLIGFTYGAMEPTHAASDFIGHLEAIARSLKHQQAEETTALEKPWLVTIALDGENCWEYYQKDGLPFLEALYEKLSDDEEIKLVTVSEFLERFPPTAAISGDELHSGSWVDGNFTTWIGDPAKNKAWDLLIEARQMLAKHPEATEENNPEAWEALYAAEGSDWFWWFGEGHSSNQDAAFDRLFREHLCAIYRAVNEPVPPRLHQPVEDHEEKEQYRPQTFIHPLIDGRGDEQDWDKAGRIEISGARGTMHRSSEVQRLFYGWDHLNFYLRFDFKAGVKPGRDLPPQLHLLWYYPGIPMCVSPIPLSSVPDLAPLNYLYRHHLGINLQTGSVWLEEAQEGFSWHPRATRADIAFKQCLEIAVPWADLHIEPDDSLHLIAVLADRDEFHSYLPENGLIMLQAP; via the coding sequence ATGTCTCATCCCTTATATGTTGCTTTTATCTGGCACCAACACCAGCCACTCTATAAATCCCGCGAAGCCGCTGCCGATGGCGGGGGACAGTATCGCTTGCCGTGGGTGCGGTTGCACGGCACTAAAGATTATCTAGATTTAGTCCTAATTTTAGAACGCTATCCCAAACTCCATCAGACAGTCAATCTCGTTCCTTCCTTAATTTTACAACTGGAAGAATATGCGGCAGGAGAAGCGATCGATCTCTATCTAGCGCTGACGGTGACTCCTGAAGACCAACTGAACGAGCAACAAAAACGCTATATTATCGAGCATTTTTTTGATGGCAATCACCACACGCTCATCGATCCCCATCCTCGCTACAGCGAACTTTATGTCCAACGCCAGGAAAAGGGACGGTCTTGGTGTTTTAAACACTGGACTAATCGAGATTATAGCGACCTGTTAGCATGGCATAACCTATCTTGGATCGATCCTCTGTTTTGGGACGATCCAGAAATTGAGGCATGGCTCAAACAAGGGAAAAACTTTACTTTGAGCGATCGCCAGCGCATTATTTCTAAACAAAGAGACATCATTCGCCGTATTGTTCCCCAGCATCGACAAATGCAAGATGCGGGTCAGTTAGAAGTGACTACCAGTCCCTATACCCACCCGATTCTCCCTCTGCTTGCCGATACTAATTCTGCTTTGGTGGCAGTTCCAGAAATGGTTTTGCCCGAAGGACGCTTTCAGTGGGAAGAAGACATTCCCCGCCACCTGCGCAAAGCTTGGGATTTGTATACAGACAGGTTTGGCAGACAACCTCGCGGTTTGTGGCCTTCGGAACAGGCTGTCAGTCCTGCAATATTACCCCACGTTGCTAAAGCAGGATACCGATGGCTTTGTTCTGACGAAGCAGTTTTAGGGTGGACGTTGGGGCGCTATTTTCATCGCGACGAAACGGGTAATGTCTCGGAACCGGAATTACTCTATCGTCCCTATCGCTTAGAAACGCCCTACGGAGATTTAGCAATTGTCTTTCGAGACCATCGCCTCTCCGATCTGATCGGCTTTACCTATGGGGCAATGGAACCCACTCACGCTGCATCGGATTTTATCGGACACTTAGAAGCGATCGCGCGTTCTCTCAAACATCAACAAGCAGAAGAAACGACTGCTTTAGAGAAACCATGGCTGGTGACGATTGCCCTCGATGGAGAAAACTGCTGGGAATACTATCAAAAAGACGGTTTGCCTTTTCTGGAAGCACTCTATGAAAAGCTAAGCGACGACGAAGAGATTAAATTAGTGACCGTTTCCGAATTTCTAGAACGGTTCCCGCCGACAGCAGCCATTTCTGGGGACGAATTGCATAGCGGTTCTTGGGTCGATGGCAATTTTACAACCTGGATCGGCGATCCGGCAAAGAATAAGGCATGGGATCTCCTCATAGAAGCCAGACAAATGTTAGCCAAGCATCCAGAAGCAACAGAAGAAAATAATCCCGAAGCCTGGGAAGCTTTGTATGCGGCTGAAGGTTCGGACTGGTTTTGGTGGTTTGGAGAAGGTCATTCATCCAATCAGGATGCCGCGTTCGATCGCCTCTTTCGAGAACACCTTTGTGCTATTTACCGTGCCGTAAACGAACCCGTTCCCCCACGATTGCACCAGCCTGTAGAAGACCACGAGGAAAAAGAACAATATCGTCCGCAAACCTTTATCCATCCACTGATTGATGGTCGTGGCGACGAACAAGATTGGGACAAAGCAGGTCGGATCGAAATTAGTGGTGCTAGAGGTACGATGCACCGAAGTAGCGAGGTTCAGCGCTTATTTTATGGCTGGGATCACCTAAATTTCTATCTTCGCTTCGACTTTAAGGCAGGAGTCAAACCCGGTCGCGATTTGCCCCCACAATTGCATTTACTATGGTACTATCCCGGCATCCCGATGTGCGTTAGTCCCATTCCTTTGTCGAGCGTGCCCGATCTGGCTCCGCTAAACTATTTATACCGCCATCATTTGGGCATTAATTTACAAACGGGTTCCGTTTGGTTAGAAGAGGCGCAAGAAGGTTTTAGCTGGCATCCGAGGGCTACTCGTGCCGATATCGCTTTCAAGCAATGCTTGGAGATAGCAGTTCCTTGGGCAGATTTGCATATCGAGCCGGATGATTCTTTACACCTGATCGCAGTTTTAGCCGATCGCGACGAGTTCCATAGTTATTTACCAGAAAATGGGCTAATCATGTTACAAGCGCCATAG
- a CDS encoding pitrilysin family protein, which produces MRFSSKVRSLLLVGLFLSFLIGSLGWVDGDRVSATTPTEATSLSATSLTQGVHKTVLDNGLTVLTKEVRTAPVVSVQVWYRVGSRNEEAGANGLSHQLEHLLFKGTTERPVQFGRLLGALGSQFNAFTSYDETAYYGTAKQDRLEALLSLEADRMVNSINGFEQLASEKRVVISELQGYENSPDYRLSRAVMKAAFPNHPYGLPVGGTKADVEKFTVEQVQDYYQTYYSPDNATLVITGDFDPKTVLNAVEETFGKIPKRTTKAGQEKKIVEAKSPSFSPASQTPIVLREPGSSALLQAIYPLPNINHPDVSAIDVMDIILTGGRSSRLYQALVETGLASEVGASPAELIEPGWYAISATAAPGQALSKIEQVLEQSLAKLRQEPVTPEELNRAKTLLQTYFVLSNQDITSQASQLGYYQTAAGDYRYVERYLDAIAKVTAADVQRVAQTYLAPDKQTIGFFEPTQPDGQSGISSTGSDRTVENFSPGKPVDPAELAKYLPPIKSSTASASQPLPEEVTLANGMKVFLLRDRSVPTINLSGQIDAGTGFDPEGKAGLASLSADNLMNGTQTKDALTLAKALEDRGVNLGFRANREGVTINGNGLSANLPVLLETLANILQRATFPNDQLELSRQRALTSLKVELDDPGTLGRRVFQQAIYPKNHPFHSFPTPESLKSITRADLVRFYREHYRPDTTTLALVGDFDPAEVKALLNETFGKWRSRGKPPILKVPSVSLPKAITRLNKAISGKAEAVTYIGYNAISRKDPRFYAAVVLNQILGGDTLSSRLGTEIRDRQGLTYGIYSAFAAGKNAGPFLIQMQTAPEDTNKAIASTLALLKQLRQEGVTEAELNTAKRTITNGYPVDLANPPTVADTILSNAVYGLSKAELREFPKRIEAVTMAQVRQVAQELIHPDNLVIVTAEPGQTQS; this is translated from the coding sequence ATGCGTTTTTCCTCAAAAGTGCGATCGCTCCTTCTCGTCGGCTTGTTCTTGAGCTTTCTAATCGGCAGTCTCGGATGGGTAGACGGCGATCGCGTTAGCGCCACAACGCCAACAGAAGCCACTTCCCTATCCGCTACCTCGCTCACTCAAGGGGTACATAAAACGGTTTTAGACAACGGTTTGACCGTACTGACCAAGGAAGTTCGCACCGCCCCCGTAGTCAGCGTGCAGGTTTGGTATCGAGTCGGATCGCGCAACGAGGAAGCAGGAGCTAATGGACTCTCCCACCAGCTCGAACACTTACTTTTCAAGGGCACAACCGAACGCCCGGTGCAGTTCGGTCGGCTACTCGGCGCTTTGGGCAGCCAGTTTAACGCCTTTACCAGCTATGACGAAACCGCCTACTATGGAACGGCAAAGCAAGACAGACTGGAAGCACTGCTGAGTTTAGAAGCCGATCGCATGGTCAATTCCATCAACGGATTCGAACAACTGGCGAGCGAAAAGCGCGTAGTGATTTCCGAGTTGCAAGGATACGAAAATTCCCCCGACTATCGGCTCAGTCGAGCCGTGATGAAGGCAGCCTTCCCAAATCACCCCTATGGCTTGCCTGTAGGAGGCACAAAAGCCGATGTCGAGAAATTTACAGTAGAGCAGGTACAAGATTATTACCAAACCTACTACAGTCCTGATAATGCCACACTGGTTATTACCGGAGACTTCGATCCGAAAACTGTCCTCAACGCTGTAGAAGAAACCTTTGGCAAAATTCCCAAACGGACGACCAAAGCGGGACAGGAAAAGAAAATCGTAGAAGCCAAATCTCCCTCATTCTCACCAGCTAGCCAAACACCTATCGTGCTAAGAGAACCGGGAAGTTCGGCACTGCTGCAAGCGATTTATCCCCTGCCCAATATCAATCATCCCGACGTAAGCGCGATCGATGTCATGGATATCATCCTCACGGGTGGACGCAGTTCGCGCCTTTATCAAGCGTTGGTAGAAACTGGATTGGCAAGCGAGGTAGGAGCTAGCCCCGCAGAACTTATCGAACCGGGCTGGTATGCGATCTCTGCGACGGCAGCTCCCGGTCAAGCCCTCTCCAAAATCGAGCAGGTACTTGAGCAATCCCTGGCAAAGCTTCGGCAGGAACCAGTCACCCCAGAAGAATTGAATCGAGCCAAAACTCTATTGCAAACCTATTTTGTTTTGAGCAATCAGGACATCACCTCTCAGGCAAGCCAACTAGGCTACTATCAGACCGCAGCGGGAGATTATCGCTATGTAGAGCGGTATTTAGATGCGATCGCCAAAGTCACAGCTGCCGACGTGCAGCGAGTAGCACAAACCTACCTCGCTCCCGACAAACAGACAATCGGCTTCTTTGAACCGACCCAACCAGACGGGCAATCGGGAATTTCTAGCACTGGTTCCGATCGCACCGTGGAAAACTTCAGTCCCGGCAAACCCGTAGACCCAGCAGAACTTGCCAAGTATCTACCTCCCATCAAGTCATCCACCGCGTCCGCGTCGCAACCGCTGCCAGAGGAAGTGACTCTGGCAAATGGGATGAAAGTTTTCTTGCTGCGCGATCGCAGCGTACCTACCATCAATCTGAGCGGACAGATCGATGCTGGAACGGGCTTCGATCCCGAAGGGAAAGCCGGATTAGCCAGCTTGAGCGCCGATAACTTGATGAATGGTACGCAAACGAAAGACGCGCTGACACTGGCAAAAGCGCTGGAAGATAGGGGAGTAAACTTGGGCTTTCGTGCCAATCGGGAAGGAGTCACTATTAACGGCAATGGGTTGTCGGCAAATCTGCCAGTCTTGCTAGAAACTCTGGCAAACATACTGCAACGCGCCACCTTCCCAAACGACCAACTAGAATTGAGTCGCCAGCGCGCTCTAACGAGTCTTAAAGTAGAGCTAGACGACCCCGGCACCTTGGGACGGCGAGTATTTCAGCAGGCAATCTATCCCAAAAACCATCCTTTCCATAGCTTTCCCACCCCAGAGAGCCTCAAGAGCATCACCCGCGCCGATCTGGTACGCTTCTATCGGGAACATTACCGACCGGATACCACAACCCTTGCCCTAGTGGGCGATTTCGACCCAGCAGAGGTAAAAGCCTTGCTAAACGAGACGTTCGGCAAGTGGCGATCGCGAGGCAAGCCTCCCATTCTTAAGGTGCCTTCCGTATCCTTGCCCAAAGCGATAACGCGCCTCAATAAGGCCATTTCCGGCAAAGCAGAAGCCGTTACCTATATCGGTTACAACGCCATCTCGCGCAAAGATCCTCGTTTTTATGCCGCTGTAGTGTTAAATCAGATTTTGGGGGGAGATACCTTGTCGAGCCGACTGGGAACCGAAATACGCGATCGCCAGGGGTTAACCTATGGTATTTACAGCGCCTTCGCTGCTGGCAAGAATGCTGGGCCATTTTTGATTCAAATGCAAACTGCTCCCGAAGATACCAACAAAGCGATCGCCAGCACTCTAGCCCTCTTAAAACAGTTGCGGCAAGAGGGAGTCACCGAGGCAGAGTTAAACACAGCCAAGCGAACGATTACCAACGGCTATCCCGTCGATTTAGCCAATCCCCCTACAGTGGCAGACACGATTTTGAGCAATGCCGTCTATGGACTGAGCAAGGCAGAACTACGCGAATTTCCCAAGCGCATCGAGGCAGTCACGATGGCGCAAGTACGGCAAGTCGCTCAAGAATTGATTCATCCAGACAATTTGGTCATTGTTACAGCAGAACCCGGACAAACTCAGTCTTAA